A region of Apus apus isolate bApuApu2 chromosome 14, bApuApu2.pri.cur, whole genome shotgun sequence DNA encodes the following proteins:
- the LOC127390735 gene encoding nodal modulator 1 isoform X1: MGAWAAAALLCALCTALARGSEDIVVGCGGFVKSDVEINYSLIEIKLYTKHGTLKYQTDCAPNNGYFMIPLYDKGDFILKIEPPLGWSFEPTSVDIHVDGISDICTKGGDINFVFTGFSVNGKVLSKGQMLGPAGVQVALRNAGSDINIQSTITQPGGKFAFFKVLPGEYEIFASHPTWMLKESNTVVRVTSSNAYAASPLVVAGYNVSGCVRSDGEPMKGVMFLLFSSSVSKEDVVGCSISPVDGFQSRDESLSYLCNVVSKEDGSFSFLSLPSGKYTVIPFYRGERITFDVAPSRLDFFVEHDSLQIEPIFHVMGFSVTGRVLNGPGGEGVADATVTLNNQIKVKTKADGSFRLENITTGTYTIHARKEHLFFDTITVKIAPNTPQLANIIATGFSVCGRISVTRFPDTVKQMSKYKVTMMPQDKDKASLVTTETDPRGAFCFKAKPGLYNVQVIIPEAETRAGLALKPKLFPVTVTDRPVMDVTFSQFLASVSGKISCLDACGDLMVTLQSVSRQGEKRNLQLSGNMDSVAFTFENVLPGKYKVSIVHEDWCWKNKSLELEVMEEDVSGVEFRQTGYMLRCSLSHAITLEFYQDGNGPENVGVYNLSKGVNRFCLSKPGVYKVTPRSCHQFEHEYYTYDTSSPSILTLTAVRHHVLGTIVTDKLMDVTITIKSSIDSEPALVLGPLKSVQEVRREQQLAEIETRRQEREKKGQEEEGTKPPVQEMVEELQGPFLYEFSYWARSGEKITVTPSSKELLFYPPYVETVVSGENCPGKLIEIHGKAGLFLEGQVHPALEGVEIVIGEKGATSPLITVFTDDKGAYSVGPLHSDLEYTVTAQKEGFVLTAVKGTVGDFKAFALAGVTFEIKSEDDQALAGVLLSLSGGVFRSNLLTQDNGMLTFSNLSPGQYYFKPMMKEFRFEPSSQMIEVQEGQNLKIRITGYRTAYSCYGTVSSLNGEPEQGVSVEAVGQKDCSIYGEDTITDEEGKFRLRGLLPGCVYHVQLKAEGNDHIERALPQHRVIEVGNSDIDDVNIIAFRQINQFDLSGNVITSSEYLSTLCVKLYKSENLDNPIHTVNLGLSLFFHFPPLLRDGENYVVLLDSTLSKSQYDYTLPQVSFTAIGYHKHITLVFSPTRKLPEQDIAQGSYIALPLTLLLLLAGYNHDKLIPLLLQLTTRLQGVRALGQTASDTGGSEDAKRQTKKQKTRRT; this comes from the exons ATGGGGGCCTGGGCTGCGGCCGCGCTGCTCTGCGCGCTCTGCACCGCCCTGGCGCGGGGCTCTGAGGACATTGTGGTGGGCTGCGGGGGCTTCGTTAAGTCCGACGTGGAGATCAACTACTCTCTGATCGAG ATTAAGCTGTATACAAAGCATGGTACTCTGAAATACCAGACAGATTGCGCTCCAAACAATGGGTATTTCATGATTCCCCTCTATGATAAG gggGATTTCATTCTTAAAATTGAGCCTCCCCTAGGGTGGAGTTTCG AACCAACCAGTGTAGACATCCATGTGGATGGCATTAGTGACATTTGCACAAAGGGAGGTGACATTAACTTTGTGTTCACAGGGTTTTCTGTGAATGGAAAG GTTCTCAGCAAAGGTCAAATGTTAGGTCCTGCTGGAGTCCAGGTTGCACTGAGAAATGCTGGCAGTGACATCAACATACAATCAACTATTACACAACCTGGAGGAAA gtttgctttctttaaagtGCTTCCTGGCGAATATGAAATCTTTGCATCTCATCCTACCTGGATGTTAAAAGAG TCAAACACAGTGGTGCGAGTGACCAGTTCTAATGCTTATGCTGCTAGCCCTCTGGTTGTTGCTGGCTACAATGTGTCTGGGTGTGTAAGGAGTGATGGAGAGCCCATGAAAGGGGTCatgtttctcctcttctcttcatCTGTCTCTAAAGAG GATGTTGTGGGCTGCAGTATTTCTCCTGTGGATGGATTCCAATCAAGAGATGAGTCTCTATCCTATTTGTGCAATGTTGTATCAAAAGAAGATGGatctttcagctttctttctctgccaaGTGGGAAATACACTGTG ATACCGTTCTACAGAGGAGAGAGAATTACATTTGATGTTGCTCCATCTAGATTGGACTTCTTTGTAGAACATGACAGCTTACAAATTGAG cCTATTTTCCATGTGATGGGTTTCTCTGTCACAGGGAGAGTGCTGAATGgtcctggaggagaaggagttGCTGATGCCACTGTGACTCTGAATAATCAGATTAAAG taaaaacaaaagccGATGGCTCTTTCCGCCTTGAGAACATAACAACAGGCACATACACAATTCATGCCAGGAAGGAGCATCTCTTCTTTGATACTATTACAGTGAAGATTGCACCAAATACACCTCAGCTAGCAAATATCATTGCAACAGG GTTCAGTGTGTGTGGCCGAATATCAGTAACTCGTTTCCCTGACACAGTCAAGCAGATGAGTAAATACAAGGTAACCATGATGCCTCAAGACAAAGACAAAGCATCACTGGTTACAACAGAAACTGATCCTCGTGGAGCATTTTGTTTTAAGGCAAAACCAGGTCTATACAATGTGCAG GTAATCATTCCAGAGGCTGAGACCAGGGCAGGGTTGGCTTTGAAACCCAAACTGTTCCCTGTTACTGTTACAGACAGACCAGTAATGGATGTGACCTTCTCTCAGTTTTTGGCATCTGTCTCTGGGAAGATCTCTTGTTTAG ATGCTTGTGGTGATCTGATGGTGACATTACAGTCTGTGAGCCGCCAGGGTGAAAAACGCAACCTGCAGCTCTCTGGAAACATGGACTCAGTGGCCTTCACGTTTGAAAATGTGCTACCTGGCAAATACAAAG TAAGCATTGTACATGAAGACTGGTGCTGGAAAAATAAGTCTTTGGAGTTGGAAGTCATGGAGGAAGATGTTTCAGGAGTAGAGTTCAGGCAGACTGGATATATGCTGAGGTGTTCTCTTTCTCATGCAATTACACTG GAATTTTATCAGGATGGAAATGGACCAGAGAACGTTGGTGTTTATAACTTGTCCAAAGGAGTTAATAGATTCTGTCTCTCAAAGCCAG GTGTATATAAAGTGACCCCACGTTCCTGCCACCAGTTTGAACATGAATATTACACTTATGACAC GTCGTCTCCCAGTATCCTGACACTCACTGCAGTTCGGCACCACGTCCTTGGCACAATTGTAACAGATAAACTAATGGATGTGACTATTACCAttaa GTCATCCATTGACAGTGAACCTGCCTTAGTTTTAGGGCCCCTGAAATCTGTACAGGAGGTACgtagggagcagcagctggcagaaatTGAGACCCGAcgacaggagagagaaaagaagggtcaagaggaggaaggaacaaaGCCACCAGTGCAAGAAATGGTGGAGGAACTCCAAGGGCCATTCTTATATGAATTTTCATATTGGGCAAG GTCTGGAGAGAAAATTACTGTGACACCATCATCCAAAGAGCTACTCTTCTACCCACCTTATGTGGAAACAGTTGTTAGTGGAG AGAATTGTCCTGGAAAGCTCATAGAGATTCATGGAAAAGCAGGCTTATTTCTGGAAGGGCAAGTTCATCCTGCATTGGAAGGTGTTGAGATTGTAATTGGTGAAAAGGGAGCAACTTCCCCTCTTATTACAGTTTTCACTGATGACAAAGGTGCTTACAG TGTTGGGCCACTCCACAGTGACTTGGAATATACAGTTACTGCTCAGAAAGAAGGCTTTGTTTTGACTGCAGTAAAAGGAACAGTTGGGGACTTCAAAGCTTTTGCTCTTGCTGGGGTGACATTTGAG aTCAAATCTGAGGATGACCAGGCTCTTGCTGGAGTTCTCTTGTCTCTCAGTGGAGGGGTGTTTCGGTCCAACCTCCTTACACAGGATAATGGCATGTTGACTTTTTCCAATCTG AGCCCAGGACAGTATTATTTTAAACCCATGATGAAAGAGTTTCGCTTTGAACCATCATCACAAATGATTGAAGTGCAGGAAGGTCAGAACCTTAAAATTCGGATAACCGGTTACAGAACAGCTTACAG TTGTTATGGCACAGTTTCATCTTTAAATGGAGAGCCTGAGCAGGGAGTCTCTGTGGAAGCTGTGGGACAGAAGGATTGTAGCATCTATGGAGAAGACACAATAACTGATGAAGAGGGCAAGTTCAGGCTACGTGGCCTCCTG CCTGGTTGTGTGTATCATGTCCAACTCAAAGCTGAAGGCAATGATCACATTGAGAGAGCTTTACCACAGCATCGGGTAAttgag GTTGGGAACAGTGATATTGATGATGTTAATATTATAGCATTCCGGCAAATTAATCAATTTGATTTAAGTGGAAATGTAATTACATCTTCTGAATATCTCTCCACATTATGT GTGAAGCTTTACAAAAGTGAAAATCTTGACAACCCAATTCATACAGTCAACTTAGGGCTATCCctgtttttccatttcccaCCACTGCTCCGAGATGGAGAG AATTACGTGGTGCTCCTGGATTCTACGTTGTCTAAATCACAGTATGACTACACCCTGCCTCAAGTTTCATTCACTGCTATTGGATATCATAAACATATCACACTGGTCTTTAGCCCCACT agaaaactgcCTGAACAAGATATCGCCCAAGGATCTTACATTGCATTACCACTGACACTGCTTCTGTTGTTGGCTGGTTACAACCACGATAAG CTTATTCCCTTACTGCTACAGCTGACAACTCGACTGCAAGGAGTACGTGCTCTTGGACAGACAGCCTCTGACACGGGTGGCTCAGAGGATGCaaagagacaaacaaaaaaacagaagacaagaCGGACGTGA
- the LOC127390735 gene encoding nodal modulator 1 isoform X3 — translation MLGPAGVQVALRNAGSDINIQSTITQPGGKFAFFKVLPGEYEIFASHPTWMLKESNTVVRVTSSNAYAASPLVVAGYNVSGCVRSDGEPMKGVMFLLFSSSVSKEDVVGCSISPVDGFQSRDESLSYLCNVVSKEDGSFSFLSLPSGKYTVIPFYRGERITFDVAPSRLDFFVEHDSLQIEPIFHVMGFSVTGRVLNGPGGEGVADATVTLNNQIKVKTKADGSFRLENITTGTYTIHARKEHLFFDTITVKIAPNTPQLANIIATGFSVCGRISVTRFPDTVKQMSKYKVTMMPQDKDKASLVTTETDPRGAFCFKAKPGLYNVQVIIPEAETRAGLALKPKLFPVTVTDRPVMDVTFSQFLASVSGKISCLDACGDLMVTLQSVSRQGEKRNLQLSGNMDSVAFTFENVLPGKYKVSIVHEDWCWKNKSLELEVMEEDVSGVEFRQTGYMLRCSLSHAITLEFYQDGNGPENVGVYNLSKGVNRFCLSKPGVYKVTPRSCHQFEHEYYTYDTSSPSILTLTAVRHHVLGTIVTDKLMDVTITIKSSIDSEPALVLGPLKSVQEVRREQQLAEIETRRQEREKKGQEEEGTKPPVQEMVEELQGPFLYEFSYWARSGEKITVTPSSKELLFYPPYVETVVSGENCPGKLIEIHGKAGLFLEGQVHPALEGVEIVIGEKGATSPLITVFTDDKGAYSVGPLHSDLEYTVTAQKEGFVLTAVKGTVGDFKAFALAGVTFEIKSEDDQALAGVLLSLSGGVFRSNLLTQDNGMLTFSNLSPGQYYFKPMMKEFRFEPSSQMIEVQEGQNLKIRITGYRTAYSCYGTVSSLNGEPEQGVSVEAVGQKDCSIYGEDTITDEEGKFRLRGLLPGCVYHVQLKAEGNDHIERALPQHRVIEVGNSDIDDVNIIAFRQINQFDLSGNVITSSEYLSTLCVKLYKSENLDNPIHTVNLGLSLFFHFPPLLRDGENYVVLLDSTLSKSQYDYTLPQVSFTAIGYHKHITLVFSPTRKLPEQDIAQGSYIALPLTLLLLLAGYNHDKLIPLLLQLTTRLQGVRALGQTASDTGGSEDAKRQTKKQKTRRT, via the exons ATGTTAGGTCCTGCTGGAGTCCAGGTTGCACTGAGAAATGCTGGCAGTGACATCAACATACAATCAACTATTACACAACCTGGAGGAAA gtttgctttctttaaagtGCTTCCTGGCGAATATGAAATCTTTGCATCTCATCCTACCTGGATGTTAAAAGAG TCAAACACAGTGGTGCGAGTGACCAGTTCTAATGCTTATGCTGCTAGCCCTCTGGTTGTTGCTGGCTACAATGTGTCTGGGTGTGTAAGGAGTGATGGAGAGCCCATGAAAGGGGTCatgtttctcctcttctcttcatCTGTCTCTAAAGAG GATGTTGTGGGCTGCAGTATTTCTCCTGTGGATGGATTCCAATCAAGAGATGAGTCTCTATCCTATTTGTGCAATGTTGTATCAAAAGAAGATGGatctttcagctttctttctctgccaaGTGGGAAATACACTGTG ATACCGTTCTACAGAGGAGAGAGAATTACATTTGATGTTGCTCCATCTAGATTGGACTTCTTTGTAGAACATGACAGCTTACAAATTGAG cCTATTTTCCATGTGATGGGTTTCTCTGTCACAGGGAGAGTGCTGAATGgtcctggaggagaaggagttGCTGATGCCACTGTGACTCTGAATAATCAGATTAAAG taaaaacaaaagccGATGGCTCTTTCCGCCTTGAGAACATAACAACAGGCACATACACAATTCATGCCAGGAAGGAGCATCTCTTCTTTGATACTATTACAGTGAAGATTGCACCAAATACACCTCAGCTAGCAAATATCATTGCAACAGG GTTCAGTGTGTGTGGCCGAATATCAGTAACTCGTTTCCCTGACACAGTCAAGCAGATGAGTAAATACAAGGTAACCATGATGCCTCAAGACAAAGACAAAGCATCACTGGTTACAACAGAAACTGATCCTCGTGGAGCATTTTGTTTTAAGGCAAAACCAGGTCTATACAATGTGCAG GTAATCATTCCAGAGGCTGAGACCAGGGCAGGGTTGGCTTTGAAACCCAAACTGTTCCCTGTTACTGTTACAGACAGACCAGTAATGGATGTGACCTTCTCTCAGTTTTTGGCATCTGTCTCTGGGAAGATCTCTTGTTTAG ATGCTTGTGGTGATCTGATGGTGACATTACAGTCTGTGAGCCGCCAGGGTGAAAAACGCAACCTGCAGCTCTCTGGAAACATGGACTCAGTGGCCTTCACGTTTGAAAATGTGCTACCTGGCAAATACAAAG TAAGCATTGTACATGAAGACTGGTGCTGGAAAAATAAGTCTTTGGAGTTGGAAGTCATGGAGGAAGATGTTTCAGGAGTAGAGTTCAGGCAGACTGGATATATGCTGAGGTGTTCTCTTTCTCATGCAATTACACTG GAATTTTATCAGGATGGAAATGGACCAGAGAACGTTGGTGTTTATAACTTGTCCAAAGGAGTTAATAGATTCTGTCTCTCAAAGCCAG GTGTATATAAAGTGACCCCACGTTCCTGCCACCAGTTTGAACATGAATATTACACTTATGACAC GTCGTCTCCCAGTATCCTGACACTCACTGCAGTTCGGCACCACGTCCTTGGCACAATTGTAACAGATAAACTAATGGATGTGACTATTACCAttaa GTCATCCATTGACAGTGAACCTGCCTTAGTTTTAGGGCCCCTGAAATCTGTACAGGAGGTACgtagggagcagcagctggcagaaatTGAGACCCGAcgacaggagagagaaaagaagggtcaagaggaggaaggaacaaaGCCACCAGTGCAAGAAATGGTGGAGGAACTCCAAGGGCCATTCTTATATGAATTTTCATATTGGGCAAG GTCTGGAGAGAAAATTACTGTGACACCATCATCCAAAGAGCTACTCTTCTACCCACCTTATGTGGAAACAGTTGTTAGTGGAG AGAATTGTCCTGGAAAGCTCATAGAGATTCATGGAAAAGCAGGCTTATTTCTGGAAGGGCAAGTTCATCCTGCATTGGAAGGTGTTGAGATTGTAATTGGTGAAAAGGGAGCAACTTCCCCTCTTATTACAGTTTTCACTGATGACAAAGGTGCTTACAG TGTTGGGCCACTCCACAGTGACTTGGAATATACAGTTACTGCTCAGAAAGAAGGCTTTGTTTTGACTGCAGTAAAAGGAACAGTTGGGGACTTCAAAGCTTTTGCTCTTGCTGGGGTGACATTTGAG aTCAAATCTGAGGATGACCAGGCTCTTGCTGGAGTTCTCTTGTCTCTCAGTGGAGGGGTGTTTCGGTCCAACCTCCTTACACAGGATAATGGCATGTTGACTTTTTCCAATCTG AGCCCAGGACAGTATTATTTTAAACCCATGATGAAAGAGTTTCGCTTTGAACCATCATCACAAATGATTGAAGTGCAGGAAGGTCAGAACCTTAAAATTCGGATAACCGGTTACAGAACAGCTTACAG TTGTTATGGCACAGTTTCATCTTTAAATGGAGAGCCTGAGCAGGGAGTCTCTGTGGAAGCTGTGGGACAGAAGGATTGTAGCATCTATGGAGAAGACACAATAACTGATGAAGAGGGCAAGTTCAGGCTACGTGGCCTCCTG CCTGGTTGTGTGTATCATGTCCAACTCAAAGCTGAAGGCAATGATCACATTGAGAGAGCTTTACCACAGCATCGGGTAAttgag GTTGGGAACAGTGATATTGATGATGTTAATATTATAGCATTCCGGCAAATTAATCAATTTGATTTAAGTGGAAATGTAATTACATCTTCTGAATATCTCTCCACATTATGT GTGAAGCTTTACAAAAGTGAAAATCTTGACAACCCAATTCATACAGTCAACTTAGGGCTATCCctgtttttccatttcccaCCACTGCTCCGAGATGGAGAG AATTACGTGGTGCTCCTGGATTCTACGTTGTCTAAATCACAGTATGACTACACCCTGCCTCAAGTTTCATTCACTGCTATTGGATATCATAAACATATCACACTGGTCTTTAGCCCCACT agaaaactgcCTGAACAAGATATCGCCCAAGGATCTTACATTGCATTACCACTGACACTGCTTCTGTTGTTGGCTGGTTACAACCACGATAAG CTTATTCCCTTACTGCTACAGCTGACAACTCGACTGCAAGGAGTACGTGCTCTTGGACAGACAGCCTCTGACACGGGTGGCTCAGAGGATGCaaagagacaaacaaaaaaacagaagacaagaCGGACGTGA
- the LOC127390735 gene encoding nodal modulator 1 isoform X2, whose protein sequence is MTRAAGTDVGRSPPGAIKLYTKHGTLKYQTDCAPNNGYFMIPLYDKGDFILKIEPPLGWSFEPTSVDIHVDGISDICTKGGDINFVFTGFSVNGKVLSKGQMLGPAGVQVALRNAGSDINIQSTITQPGGKFAFFKVLPGEYEIFASHPTWMLKESNTVVRVTSSNAYAASPLVVAGYNVSGCVRSDGEPMKGVMFLLFSSSVSKEDVVGCSISPVDGFQSRDESLSYLCNVVSKEDGSFSFLSLPSGKYTVIPFYRGERITFDVAPSRLDFFVEHDSLQIEPIFHVMGFSVTGRVLNGPGGEGVADATVTLNNQIKVKTKADGSFRLENITTGTYTIHARKEHLFFDTITVKIAPNTPQLANIIATGFSVCGRISVTRFPDTVKQMSKYKVTMMPQDKDKASLVTTETDPRGAFCFKAKPGLYNVQVIIPEAETRAGLALKPKLFPVTVTDRPVMDVTFSQFLASVSGKISCLDACGDLMVTLQSVSRQGEKRNLQLSGNMDSVAFTFENVLPGKYKVSIVHEDWCWKNKSLELEVMEEDVSGVEFRQTGYMLRCSLSHAITLEFYQDGNGPENVGVYNLSKGVNRFCLSKPGVYKVTPRSCHQFEHEYYTYDTSSPSILTLTAVRHHVLGTIVTDKLMDVTITIKSSIDSEPALVLGPLKSVQEVRREQQLAEIETRRQEREKKGQEEEGTKPPVQEMVEELQGPFLYEFSYWARSGEKITVTPSSKELLFYPPYVETVVSGENCPGKLIEIHGKAGLFLEGQVHPALEGVEIVIGEKGATSPLITVFTDDKGAYSVGPLHSDLEYTVTAQKEGFVLTAVKGTVGDFKAFALAGVTFEIKSEDDQALAGVLLSLSGGVFRSNLLTQDNGMLTFSNLSPGQYYFKPMMKEFRFEPSSQMIEVQEGQNLKIRITGYRTAYSCYGTVSSLNGEPEQGVSVEAVGQKDCSIYGEDTITDEEGKFRLRGLLPGCVYHVQLKAEGNDHIERALPQHRVIEVGNSDIDDVNIIAFRQINQFDLSGNVITSSEYLSTLCVKLYKSENLDNPIHTVNLGLSLFFHFPPLLRDGENYVVLLDSTLSKSQYDYTLPQVSFTAIGYHKHITLVFSPTRKLPEQDIAQGSYIALPLTLLLLLAGYNHDKLIPLLLQLTTRLQGVRALGQTASDTGGSEDAKRQTKKQKTRRT, encoded by the exons ATGACCCGAGCGGCAGGAACAGACGTGGGGCGATCCCCCCCGGGAGCG ATTAAGCTGTATACAAAGCATGGTACTCTGAAATACCAGACAGATTGCGCTCCAAACAATGGGTATTTCATGATTCCCCTCTATGATAAG gggGATTTCATTCTTAAAATTGAGCCTCCCCTAGGGTGGAGTTTCG AACCAACCAGTGTAGACATCCATGTGGATGGCATTAGTGACATTTGCACAAAGGGAGGTGACATTAACTTTGTGTTCACAGGGTTTTCTGTGAATGGAAAG GTTCTCAGCAAAGGTCAAATGTTAGGTCCTGCTGGAGTCCAGGTTGCACTGAGAAATGCTGGCAGTGACATCAACATACAATCAACTATTACACAACCTGGAGGAAA gtttgctttctttaaagtGCTTCCTGGCGAATATGAAATCTTTGCATCTCATCCTACCTGGATGTTAAAAGAG TCAAACACAGTGGTGCGAGTGACCAGTTCTAATGCTTATGCTGCTAGCCCTCTGGTTGTTGCTGGCTACAATGTGTCTGGGTGTGTAAGGAGTGATGGAGAGCCCATGAAAGGGGTCatgtttctcctcttctcttcatCTGTCTCTAAAGAG GATGTTGTGGGCTGCAGTATTTCTCCTGTGGATGGATTCCAATCAAGAGATGAGTCTCTATCCTATTTGTGCAATGTTGTATCAAAAGAAGATGGatctttcagctttctttctctgccaaGTGGGAAATACACTGTG ATACCGTTCTACAGAGGAGAGAGAATTACATTTGATGTTGCTCCATCTAGATTGGACTTCTTTGTAGAACATGACAGCTTACAAATTGAG cCTATTTTCCATGTGATGGGTTTCTCTGTCACAGGGAGAGTGCTGAATGgtcctggaggagaaggagttGCTGATGCCACTGTGACTCTGAATAATCAGATTAAAG taaaaacaaaagccGATGGCTCTTTCCGCCTTGAGAACATAACAACAGGCACATACACAATTCATGCCAGGAAGGAGCATCTCTTCTTTGATACTATTACAGTGAAGATTGCACCAAATACACCTCAGCTAGCAAATATCATTGCAACAGG GTTCAGTGTGTGTGGCCGAATATCAGTAACTCGTTTCCCTGACACAGTCAAGCAGATGAGTAAATACAAGGTAACCATGATGCCTCAAGACAAAGACAAAGCATCACTGGTTACAACAGAAACTGATCCTCGTGGAGCATTTTGTTTTAAGGCAAAACCAGGTCTATACAATGTGCAG GTAATCATTCCAGAGGCTGAGACCAGGGCAGGGTTGGCTTTGAAACCCAAACTGTTCCCTGTTACTGTTACAGACAGACCAGTAATGGATGTGACCTTCTCTCAGTTTTTGGCATCTGTCTCTGGGAAGATCTCTTGTTTAG ATGCTTGTGGTGATCTGATGGTGACATTACAGTCTGTGAGCCGCCAGGGTGAAAAACGCAACCTGCAGCTCTCTGGAAACATGGACTCAGTGGCCTTCACGTTTGAAAATGTGCTACCTGGCAAATACAAAG TAAGCATTGTACATGAAGACTGGTGCTGGAAAAATAAGTCTTTGGAGTTGGAAGTCATGGAGGAAGATGTTTCAGGAGTAGAGTTCAGGCAGACTGGATATATGCTGAGGTGTTCTCTTTCTCATGCAATTACACTG GAATTTTATCAGGATGGAAATGGACCAGAGAACGTTGGTGTTTATAACTTGTCCAAAGGAGTTAATAGATTCTGTCTCTCAAAGCCAG GTGTATATAAAGTGACCCCACGTTCCTGCCACCAGTTTGAACATGAATATTACACTTATGACAC GTCGTCTCCCAGTATCCTGACACTCACTGCAGTTCGGCACCACGTCCTTGGCACAATTGTAACAGATAAACTAATGGATGTGACTATTACCAttaa GTCATCCATTGACAGTGAACCTGCCTTAGTTTTAGGGCCCCTGAAATCTGTACAGGAGGTACgtagggagcagcagctggcagaaatTGAGACCCGAcgacaggagagagaaaagaagggtcaagaggaggaaggaacaaaGCCACCAGTGCAAGAAATGGTGGAGGAACTCCAAGGGCCATTCTTATATGAATTTTCATATTGGGCAAG GTCTGGAGAGAAAATTACTGTGACACCATCATCCAAAGAGCTACTCTTCTACCCACCTTATGTGGAAACAGTTGTTAGTGGAG AGAATTGTCCTGGAAAGCTCATAGAGATTCATGGAAAAGCAGGCTTATTTCTGGAAGGGCAAGTTCATCCTGCATTGGAAGGTGTTGAGATTGTAATTGGTGAAAAGGGAGCAACTTCCCCTCTTATTACAGTTTTCACTGATGACAAAGGTGCTTACAG TGTTGGGCCACTCCACAGTGACTTGGAATATACAGTTACTGCTCAGAAAGAAGGCTTTGTTTTGACTGCAGTAAAAGGAACAGTTGGGGACTTCAAAGCTTTTGCTCTTGCTGGGGTGACATTTGAG aTCAAATCTGAGGATGACCAGGCTCTTGCTGGAGTTCTCTTGTCTCTCAGTGGAGGGGTGTTTCGGTCCAACCTCCTTACACAGGATAATGGCATGTTGACTTTTTCCAATCTG AGCCCAGGACAGTATTATTTTAAACCCATGATGAAAGAGTTTCGCTTTGAACCATCATCACAAATGATTGAAGTGCAGGAAGGTCAGAACCTTAAAATTCGGATAACCGGTTACAGAACAGCTTACAG TTGTTATGGCACAGTTTCATCTTTAAATGGAGAGCCTGAGCAGGGAGTCTCTGTGGAAGCTGTGGGACAGAAGGATTGTAGCATCTATGGAGAAGACACAATAACTGATGAAGAGGGCAAGTTCAGGCTACGTGGCCTCCTG CCTGGTTGTGTGTATCATGTCCAACTCAAAGCTGAAGGCAATGATCACATTGAGAGAGCTTTACCACAGCATCGGGTAAttgag GTTGGGAACAGTGATATTGATGATGTTAATATTATAGCATTCCGGCAAATTAATCAATTTGATTTAAGTGGAAATGTAATTACATCTTCTGAATATCTCTCCACATTATGT GTGAAGCTTTACAAAAGTGAAAATCTTGACAACCCAATTCATACAGTCAACTTAGGGCTATCCctgtttttccatttcccaCCACTGCTCCGAGATGGAGAG AATTACGTGGTGCTCCTGGATTCTACGTTGTCTAAATCACAGTATGACTACACCCTGCCTCAAGTTTCATTCACTGCTATTGGATATCATAAACATATCACACTGGTCTTTAGCCCCACT agaaaactgcCTGAACAAGATATCGCCCAAGGATCTTACATTGCATTACCACTGACACTGCTTCTGTTGTTGGCTGGTTACAACCACGATAAG CTTATTCCCTTACTGCTACAGCTGACAACTCGACTGCAAGGAGTACGTGCTCTTGGACAGACAGCCTCTGACACGGGTGGCTCAGAGGATGCaaagagacaaacaaaaaaacagaagacaagaCGGACGTGA